The Hyalangium gracile genome includes a window with the following:
- a CDS encoding S8 family serine peptidase encodes GFTQAQFTASGFGVDVSDSGLDNGTPTPNHYGFYVGGNISNASRIVYNRIEGSGSTPAGCDGHGNLNAHIVGGYTDKTGAPFQDAAGYSYGLGVAPFVKMGGSVIFAPNYTDPVYEDLQSRAYRDGMRISTNSWGYTSGNSYNIDCQQYDSLVRDAQQAGHAEPNTPGNQQMVIVFAAGNNGPGANTVAPPGTAKNIITVGASENVQAFGGADACLVGDDGADSANDIIDFSGRGPSSDGRKKPDIVAPGTHVSGGVAQDPSQRANPPANPLGKALSCFDASGVCGGPSNDFFPVGQQWYSASSGTSHSTPAVAGGAALVRQYFINEGMAPPSPAMTKAYLMNTTRYMTGVDANDNLWSNKQGMGLMDLGMAFDGIPRLIDDETAASLFTATGQTRTFQGEIADSSKPFRVTLAWTDAPGSTTGGAWKNNLDLTVTVGTNTYKGNVFTGANSVTGGTADTQNNVESVFLPAGTTGSFSITVTAANITSDGLPGNASTLDQDFALVAYNSCDTAAPTPSGTTATVNGDNRIDISWTENGAKEYRIYRATTAGGPYTRVASATASPYADIGVSGNTTYYYVVRAVDCAESPNSNEASATATGLCTLAPTFAGVTGVTNNGSATCGTTVSWAAGSPICGGTLTYSVYRSTTAGFTPSVANRIAIGVSGTSFTDDLNLTSGTKYYYVVRATEVSNASNEDTNTVEKSVIPTGAVSAAIRYFDDLDSNRPADAASYWIASGSTVNLTTNCHYQSPTRSYRMGAASTTCTSLYAINQTATLSLGGNGTIAGINGFDIPASTIDPRMTFNIWYDFENRYDGSWLSYSTVGPNGPWTNVGDAPSATAPYISSGGYDNALDDDSSIRIWTGANKGANGSLKAVTVNLSALAGQKVWFGFRLYTDISQNAEGFYVDDVRINADAYATCTTNVPPPGPAVSYRITNLPATVGAGDSVTFDITALDSVGQTATGYSGSATFTSTDAQAVLPSATPFTSGVANGVPVSFRTLGTQTITAKDAADPAVTGSASTSVTAGAPVALTITTQPSTTDAGESISPAVQVGMKDQFGNVVSTGSNEITIALENNAGGGTLSGTTTVAAVNGVATFGDLSIEKVGEGYTLAASADGLTGVTTDGFDITPAAPAKMAFLSQPGTTKAGDSITPAVTVMILDAFDNTTDAVTEVSVALGNNPGEGRLSGTTTVESVNGVATFSNLSIDKVGTGYTLEASADGLENATSQGFNITPADPYRVVITRQPSDVQARAAITPSVLATVLDRFGNVATQATDPVSAALGSNSGGAQLRGTTTVNPVSGVATFSNLSVSKAGLNYTLVIGSRRLYADTSVGFDVTPRSNSNADKLAFRASADQFNAGEAQTIEVELQDAEGQVLSGSSESVTLSLGENPAGGQLLGTTTVAAVNGVAKFTGLSVQKAGGGYTLVASAQGFEGATSAAFAVKPGPAASFSVKLPSSVTAGEETTISATALDAYGNVAASYAGSAKVTSSDASASFASTATFVEGVLSNFKVTFKGTGMKSLSFEDSANASLKSSASTNVTAFGQPTASVTNPEGGTVVSGSVSITAEGAVASGTTLAKLAIFVDGVEIASGSDAKVTGTWDSSDAQAGTHIITAVITDGAGNSVTSAPVVVSTEAGGCGCGATSGADASVFLGLLVLARYALGRRRKAA; translated from the coding sequence AGGGCTTCACCCAGGCGCAGTTCACCGCCTCGGGCTTCGGCGTGGACGTGTCCGACTCCGGTCTGGACAACGGCACCCCGACGCCGAACCACTACGGCTTCTACGTGGGCGGCAACATCAGCAACGCCAGCCGCATCGTCTACAACCGCATCGAGGGCTCCGGCTCCACCCCCGCGGGCTGCGACGGCCACGGCAACCTGAACGCGCACATCGTCGGCGGCTACACCGACAAGACGGGCGCGCCCTTCCAGGACGCGGCTGGCTACTCCTACGGCCTGGGCGTGGCGCCCTTCGTGAAGATGGGCGGCTCGGTCATCTTCGCGCCGAACTACACCGACCCGGTGTACGAGGACCTGCAGTCGCGCGCCTACCGCGACGGCATGCGCATCAGCACCAACAGCTGGGGCTACACCAGCGGCAACAGCTACAACATCGACTGCCAGCAGTACGACTCGCTGGTGCGTGACGCGCAGCAGGCCGGCCACGCCGAGCCCAACACGCCGGGCAACCAGCAGATGGTCATCGTGTTCGCCGCGGGCAACAACGGCCCGGGCGCCAACACCGTGGCGCCTCCGGGCACCGCGAAGAACATCATCACCGTGGGTGCCTCCGAGAACGTCCAGGCCTTCGGCGGCGCCGATGCCTGCCTCGTGGGCGATGACGGTGCGGACAGCGCCAACGACATCATCGACTTCTCCGGCCGCGGTCCCTCGTCGGACGGCCGCAAGAAGCCGGACATCGTGGCCCCCGGCACTCACGTGTCCGGTGGCGTGGCGCAGGACCCCAGCCAGCGCGCCAACCCGCCGGCCAACCCGCTGGGCAAGGCGCTCTCCTGCTTCGACGCCAGCGGCGTGTGCGGCGGCCCCAGCAACGACTTCTTCCCGGTGGGCCAGCAGTGGTACTCGGCCTCCTCGGGTACCAGCCACTCGACCCCGGCCGTCGCCGGCGGCGCGGCGCTGGTGCGCCAGTACTTCATCAACGAGGGCATGGCTCCGCCGAGCCCCGCGATGACGAAGGCGTACCTGATGAACACCACCCGCTACATGACGGGTGTGGACGCCAACGACAACCTCTGGTCCAACAAGCAGGGCATGGGTCTGATGGACCTGGGCATGGCCTTCGACGGCATCCCGCGCCTGATTGACGACGAGACCGCGGCCAGCCTCTTCACCGCCACGGGCCAGACGCGCACCTTCCAGGGCGAGATTGCTGACTCCAGCAAGCCCTTCCGCGTCACCCTGGCGTGGACGGACGCGCCGGGCTCCACCACCGGCGGCGCCTGGAAGAACAACCTGGACCTGACCGTCACGGTCGGCACCAACACCTACAAGGGCAACGTCTTCACCGGCGCCAACTCGGTCACGGGCGGCACGGCGGACACCCAGAACAACGTGGAGAGCGTGTTCCTGCCCGCGGGCACCACGGGCAGCTTCTCCATCACGGTGACGGCGGCCAACATCACCTCGGACGGTCTGCCGGGGAATGCCTCCACGCTGGACCAGGACTTCGCCCTGGTGGCGTACAACAGCTGCGACACCGCGGCCCCGACGCCCTCCGGCACGACGGCCACGGTCAACGGCGACAACCGCATCGACATCAGCTGGACGGAGAACGGCGCCAAGGAGTACCGCATCTACCGCGCCACCACCGCGGGCGGCCCGTACACCCGCGTGGCCAGCGCGACGGCCTCGCCGTACGCGGACATCGGCGTGTCCGGCAACACCACCTACTACTACGTGGTGCGCGCCGTGGACTGCGCCGAGTCTCCCAACTCCAACGAGGCCTCGGCCACCGCCACCGGTCTGTGCACCCTGGCGCCCACCTTCGCGGGCGTCACCGGCGTGACCAACAACGGCTCGGCCACCTGCGGCACCACCGTCAGCTGGGCGGCGGGCAGCCCGATCTGCGGCGGCACGCTGACCTACTCGGTCTACCGCAGCACCACCGCGGGCTTCACCCCGTCGGTCGCCAACCGCATCGCCATCGGCGTGAGCGGCACCAGCTTCACGGATGACCTGAACCTGACCAGCGGCACCAAGTACTACTACGTGGTCCGCGCCACCGAGGTGAGCAACGCCTCCAACGAGGACACCAACACCGTCGAGAAGTCCGTCATCCCCACGGGCGCGGTCTCCGCGGCGATCCGCTACTTCGACGACCTGGACAGCAACCGTCCGGCGGACGCGGCCTCGTACTGGATCGCGAGCGGCAGCACGGTCAACCTGACCACCAACTGCCACTACCAGTCGCCGACGCGGTCCTACCGCATGGGCGCGGCCTCGACGACGTGCACCAGCCTGTACGCGATCAACCAGACGGCCACCCTGTCGCTGGGCGGCAACGGCACCATCGCCGGCATCAACGGCTTCGACATCCCGGCCAGCACCATCGATCCGCGGATGACGTTCAACATCTGGTACGACTTCGAGAACAGGTACGACGGCTCGTGGCTGTCCTACAGCACCGTGGGCCCCAACGGCCCGTGGACCAACGTGGGCGATGCTCCGTCCGCCACCGCGCCGTACATCTCCTCGGGTGGCTACGACAACGCGCTGGATGACGACAGCTCCATCCGCATCTGGACGGGCGCGAACAAGGGCGCCAACGGCTCGCTGAAGGCCGTCACCGTCAACCTGTCGGCCCTGGCCGGTCAGAAGGTGTGGTTCGGCTTCCGGCTCTACACGGACATCTCGCAGAACGCCGAGGGCTTCTACGTCGACGACGTGCGCATCAACGCGGACGCGTACGCGACGTGCACCACCAACGTGCCTCCTCCGGGCCCGGCGGTGTCGTACCGGATCACCAACCTGCCCGCCACGGTGGGCGCCGGTGACTCGGTGACCTTCGACATCACCGCGCTGGACTCGGTGGGCCAGACGGCGACCGGCTACAGCGGCAGCGCCACGTTCACCAGCACCGACGCGCAGGCGGTCCTGCCCTCGGCCACCCCGTTCACCTCGGGTGTGGCGAACGGCGTGCCCGTCTCGTTCCGGACGCTGGGCACGCAGACGATCACCGCGAAGGACGCGGCCGACCCGGCCGTCACGGGCAGCGCCAGCACCAGCGTCACCGCGGGTGCTCCGGTGGCCCTGACGATCACCACGCAGCCGTCCACCACCGACGCGGGCGAGTCCATCTCTCCGGCGGTCCAGGTGGGCATGAAGGACCAGTTCGGCAACGTGGTCTCCACGGGCAGCAACGAGATCACCATCGCCCTGGAGAACAACGCGGGCGGCGGCACGCTGAGCGGCACCACCACGGTGGCGGCCGTCAACGGCGTGGCCACCTTCGGCGACCTGTCCATCGAGAAGGTGGGCGAGGGCTACACGCTGGCGGCGAGCGCTGACGGCCTGACCGGCGTCACCACCGACGGGTTCGACATCACCCCGGCGGCTCCGGCGAAGATGGCGTTCCTCAGCCAGCCTGGCACCACCAAGGCGGGCGACTCCATCACCCCGGCGGTGACGGTCATGATCCTGGACGCGTTCGACAACACCACGGACGCGGTGACCGAGGTCAGCGTCGCGCTGGGCAACAACCCGGGCGAGGGCCGGCTGAGCGGCACCACCACGGTGGAGTCCGTCAACGGCGTGGCCACCTTCAGCAACCTGTCCATCGACAAGGTGGGCACGGGCTACACGCTGGAGGCCTCGGCGGACGGGCTCGAGAACGCGACCAGCCAGGGCTTCAACATCACCCCGGCGGATCCGTACCGCGTCGTCATCACCCGCCAGCCGTCCGACGTGCAGGCGCGCGCCGCGATCACCCCGTCCGTCCTGGCCACCGTGCTGGATCGGTTCGGCAACGTCGCGACGCAGGCCACCGACCCTGTCTCGGCCGCGCTCGGCAGCAACTCCGGGGGCGCCCAGCTGCGCGGCACCACCACGGTCAACCCGGTGAGCGGCGTGGCCACCTTCAGCAACCTGTCGGTGAGCAAGGCCGGCCTCAACTACACCCTGGTGATCGGCTCCAGGAGGCTCTACGCGGACACCAGCGTGGGCTTCGACGTCACCCCGCGCTCGAACAGCAACGCGGACAAGCTGGCCTTCCGCGCCTCCGCGGACCAGTTCAACGCCGGTGAGGCGCAGACCATCGAGGTGGAGCTGCAGGATGCGGAGGGCCAGGTGCTGTCGGGCTCCTCCGAGTCCGTGACGCTGAGCCTCGGCGAGAACCCGGCGGGGGGCCAGCTGCTCGGCACCACGACGGTCGCCGCGGTCAACGGCGTGGCGAAGTTCACCGGCCTGTCGGTGCAGAAGGCCGGCGGCGGCTACACGCTGGTGGCCAGCGCCCAGGGCTTCGAGGGCGCGACCAGCGCCGCGTTCGCGGTGAAGCCCGGCCCCGCGGCCAGCTTCTCCGTGAAGCTGCCCTCCAGCGTCACGGCCGGTGAGGAGACCACGATCTCCGCCACCGCCCTGGACGCCTACGGCAACGTGGCGGCCTCCTACGCGGGTTCGGCCAAGGTGACGAGCTCGGACGCCTCCGCGTCCTTCGCCTCCACGGCCACCTTCGTCGAGGGCGTGCTGAGCAACTTCAAGGTGACCTTCAAGGGCACCGGCATGAAGTCGCTCTCCTTCGAGGACTCGGCGAACGCCAGCCTGAAGAGCTCCGCGAGCACCAACGTCACCGCCTTCGGTCAGCCGACGGCGTCCGTGACGAACCCCGAGGGCGGCACGGTCGTCTCCGGCTCCGTCAGCATCACCGCCGAGGGCGCGGTTGCCTCCGGCACGACGCTGGCCAAGCTCGCCATCTTCGTGGACGGCGTCGAGATCGCCAGCGGCTCGGATGCGAAGGTGACTGGCACCTGGGACAGCAGCGACGCCCAGGCCGGCACGCACATCATCACCGCCGTCATCACCGACGGCGCGGGCAACTCGGTCACCTCCGCTCCGGTCGTCGT